A segment of the Salmo trutta chromosome 3, fSalTru1.1, whole genome shotgun sequence genome:
ATGACCACATTTAGATAATTTCACTGTCTCCTTTTTCCTATAGGTTGAATGGCGTTGTCTCAAACAGTTTCTAAACCATCTACTATTCACCTGCCCATCTCCTCTTCCCAtcactcctcccttcctcctccagaCCTCTAAGATGATCCGAGTTCACAACACCCAGTACTCCCTCTTCCTGCGCCAGGCAGATGTCCTGCGTCGCTCGGGGACGCTGTGTGACGCTGTCATCTCAGTGGAGAGCCAGGTGTTCAGGGCCCATCGGCTGGTGCTGGCCTGCGCTAGCAAAACCCTGGAGCATCAGCTCACCCTGCAGGCTGCATACTCAGACCAGCCTGATCGCCTCGACCAACCTTACCACTGTAGTCTGGAGCTCCTCTCTCCACACACCTTCCAGCAGGTCCTGGACTTTGCCTACACCGAGACCCTGGAGGTCCCTGTGGATGATCTGCCCCAGCTTCTGAGGGCCGCCAAGCTCCTGGAGATGCATTCCCTGGAGGAGCAGTGTCGCAGCCAGCTGAAGAGAAATCTGGGGTgcctgatgagagagagaagagagttgaGAGAAATAAGAGTGAGAGGAACAAAAGAAACTAGAGAAATGACAGAAACGAGAGAACTTCAGAtaacagaggagagagatgagaaagaatTCCTGAAAGGAAGTCCCATTCCAGAAGAGGGGGATCCCCAGACAATTCCCTCCATTGATCTGGAGCCCCAGAGCAGCCCATTCACTAAGGACCCCACTCTTCCTGACACTAGGGATAACTCCTCTGGTTCATCACCCCCACAGAGAAAAAGGCCAAAGCTACTCACACCCACACTAGTGACCACCACACCACCTCCATCCAGAGACAGTGTCATCGCCACCACTGCTGCCACCATccaaccccctctccctcctcccccagcgTCGAGGGTCATGTGGCACCAAGTCAACACCCTGACGAGGATGGCCTTGAACTATAACGACATCCTAGCAGCCAGTTCCTCTTCCCTTCAACCCTCACAGCACCTGGTGACATACCCCTtccacctctccactcctcacATGTACCCCCTGCTAACGTCCTCCATCCCGCCCCAGGTACGCAGCTCCGTCCTGGGCTACCCTGGTATCCTGCATCCATACCACCACCCCCTGCTCTCTGGGTCTCGGGAGCTGGGGGACATTCTGACGCAAGATTTGCTGGGAAAAAGAGTCCCGATGGATAAAGTGTTGATAGGTGGAGCACCAGGGGAAGGGCAAAGGTAAACTGCTGTGGAGGGGTTTTATACTACAGACGTTTTGGtcttccttcttctccttctttccCTGTTCTCGTGTCTACGATATAGTTCAGAATATCCCTAATTTGCTTACATTAAGTAACACATATCGACACAGCTATCTGACTCTGCTGTTTGGGTGGATCTGAGTGAAAGTTCTAGTCTCCTGTTCTTTCCTACAAGCAGAGTTTCCCCTGTCTCCAGTtaaccctctcctgtctgtcatATTCACATGATGTATATTATGGATGTAGATGGTCATTTTTATTAGCTGTGTCCAAACCACAGAACAGCTCCTGAAGTCATGTTATGTGGTCTGTCCCTTGATGGTGGCATTACACACTATCTGGTTTATGGTTTTACAGTGAAGCTACTTCCTCTTTTCTAATGCAGAGACATGGTGTACAGTAGGGTGTAATTGAAAGGCTCTATAAAGCAGTTTTCCACATAGTATCTAAAGGGGGAGCCCCTTAGTTTCTCCCCTCCCTTGCAAATATCAACCATGAAAGACATTCAGAACCACTATAGATCGGTTACAAACTGTTTCAGTCCTGTTCTTAATTAAACAATGTCtgcctattttttatttatttaacttttatttaatcaGGAGAGTCCATTGAGCCCTGAGGACAACAAATTCAACACAAACAttccaataaaataaaaaaatatatatataaagaaataCATGTTACAATTTGGTATGAGGTCCC
Coding sequences within it:
- the LOC115164371 gene encoding zinc finger and BTB domain-containing protein 16 isoform X1, which produces MIRVHNTQYSLFLRQADVLRRSGTLCDAVISVESQVFRAHRLVLACASKTLEHQLTLQAAYSDQPDRLDQPYHCSLELLSPHTFQQVLDFAYTETLEVPVDDLPQLLRAAKLLEMHSLEEQCRSQLKRNLGCLMRERRELREIRVRGTKETREMTETRELQITEERDEKEFLKGSPIPEEGDPQTIPSIDLEPQSSPFTKDPTLPDTRDNSSGSSPPQRKRPKLLTPTLVTTTPPPSRDSVIATTAATIQPPLPPPPASRVMWHQVNTLTRMALNYNDILAASSSSLQPSQHLVTYPFHLSTPHMYPLLTSSIPPQVRSSVLGYPGILHPYHHPLLSGSRELGDILTQDLLGKRVPMDKVLIGGAPGEGQRYSQERPGRTQDCQHCSKVLLGSSWLQASTTNPSGSGETSLGCKYCDRGFRVERSLPSHRRDQGGEKPYQCKRCSKRFSLKHQLDTHHRVHTGEKPFECRLCGQRSRDYSAMIKHLRTHGGATPYQCTACLEFCSSLAAMQKHLKNHPLQDFPPDWTISSTYLYTCHT
- the LOC115164371 gene encoding zinc finger and BTB domain-containing protein 18.2 isoform X3 encodes the protein MIRVHNTQYSLFLRQADVLRRSGTLCDAVISVESQVFRAHRLVLACASKTLEHQLTLQAAYSDQPDRLDQPYHCSLELLSPHTFQQVLDFAYTETLEVPVDDLPQLLRAAKLLEMHSLEEQCRSQLKRNLGCLMRERRELREIRVRGTKETREMTETRELQITEERDEKEFLKGSPIPEEGDPQTIPSIDLEPQSSPFTKDPTLPDTRDNSSGSSPPQRKRPKLLTPTLVTTTPPPSRDSVIATTAATIQPPLPPPPASRVMWHQVNTLTRMALNYNDILAASSSSLQPSQHLVTYPFHLSTPHMYPLLTSSIPPQVRSSVLGYPGILHPYHHPLLSGSRELGDILTQDLLGKRVPMDKVLIGGAPGEGQRYSQERPGRTQDCQHCSKVLLGSSWLQASTTNPSGSGETSLGCKYCDRGFRVERSLPSHRRDQGGEKPYQCKRCSKRFSLKHQLDTHHRERSRLSAVCVASGQGTTQP
- the LOC115164371 gene encoding zinc finger and BTB domain-containing protein 18.2 isoform X2 — its product is MIRVHNTQYSLFLRQADVLRRSGTLCDAVISVESQVFRAHRLVLACASKTLEHQLTLQAAYSDQPDRLDQPYHCSLELLSPHTFQQVLDFAYTETLEVPVDDLPQLLRAAKLLEMHSLEEQCRSQLKRNLGCLMRERRELREIRVRGTKETREMTETRELQITEERDEKEFLKGSPIPEEGDPQTIPSIDLEPQSSPFTKDPTLPDTRDNSSGSSPPQRKRPKLLTPTLVTTTPPPSRDSVIATTAATIQPPLPPPPASRVMWHQVNTLTRMALNYNDILAASSSSLQPSQHLVTYPFHLSTPHMYPLLTSSIPPQVRSSVLGYPGILHPYHHPLLSGSRELGDILTQDLLGKRVPMDKVLIGGAPGEGQRYSQERPGRTQDCQHCSKVLLGSSWLQASTTNPSGSGETSLGCKYCDRGFRVERSLPSHRRDQGGEKPYQCKRCSKRFSLKHQLDTHHRVHTGPPFCWTVSQSCVVGRCPTKPSLRP